TGCATCCCTTGGCCAGTCATGCATGCCCTGGCCAGCTGTGCATCCCCTGGGCAGCTGTACATCCCTTGGGCAGCTGTACATCCCTTGGccagctgtgcatcccttggCCAGCTGTGCATCTCCTGGGTAGCTGTGCATGCCCTGGGGAGCTCTGCATCCCCTGGGAAGCTGTACAttccctgggcagctctgcaTGCCTTGGGCAGCTATAAATCCCTTGGCTAGCTGTGCATCCCCTGGGCAGCTGTACATCCCTTGGCCAGTCGTGCATCCCCTGGGCAGCTGTACATCTCTTGGCTAGCTGTGCatcccctgggcagctgtgcatcccttggCCAGTCGTGCATCAcctgggcagctgtgcatcCCCCTGGGCAGCTGTACATCCCTTGGCCAGTCATGCATCCCTTGGCCAGCTGTACATCCCCTGGCCAGCTGTGCACCCATTGAGCAGTTGTGCATCCCTTGGGCAGCTGTGCATGCCCTGGGCTAGCTGTACATCCCTATAGGCAGCTGTGCatgccctgggcagctgtgcatcccttggCCAGCTGTGCATCCCCTGGGAAGCTGTACATCCCTTGGCCAGCTGTCCATCCCCTGGGCAGCTGTACATCCCTTGGCCAGTCGTACatcccctgggcagctgtgcatcccttggccagctgtgcatcccttgAGCAGCTGTGTatcccctgggcagctgtgcatgccctgggcagctgtgcatcTCTTGGCCATCTGTGCATCCCTTGGccagctgtgcatcccttgAGCAGCTGTGTatcccctgggcagctgtgcatgccctgggcagctgtgcatcTCTTGGCCATCTGTGCATCCCTTGGccagctgtgcatcccttgAGCAGCTGTGTATCCCCTAGGCAGCTGTACGtcccctgggcagctgtgcatcccttggCCAGCTGTGCATGCCCTGGGGAGCTCTGCATCCCCTGGGAAGCTGTGCATCCCTTGGCCATCTGTGCATCCCTTGGCCAGCTGTACATCCCCTGGCCAGCTGTGCATGCCCTGGGCCAGCTGTGCATCCCTATAGGCAGCTGTACATCCCCTGGAAGGCTGTGCATCCCTTGGCCAGCCGTACAGCCCTTGGCCAGCTGTGCATCCCCTGTTcagctgtgcatcccttggCCATTCGTGCATCCCCTCGGAAGCTGTGCATctcctgggcagctgtgcatcttctgagcagctgtgcaagcagctgtgcatcccttggCCAGTTGTGCGTCTCCTGGGCAGGTGTGTatcccctgggcagctgtgcatcccttggCCAGTTGTGCatcccctgggcagctgtgcatcCCCTGGGCAGCTGTACATCCCTTGTCCAGCTGTGCATCCCCTGGGCAGATGTGCATTCCTTTAGCCAGTTGTGCATCCCCTTGGCAGCTGTACATGCCTTGGCCAGTTGTGCATCCCTTGTCCAGTTGTGCATCCCCTGGGCAGTTGTGCATCCCTTTGGCCAATCGTGCATCCCTTGGCCAGCTGTGCATGCCCTGGGCCAGCTGTGCATCCCTATAGGCAGCTGTACATCCCCTGGAAGGCTGTGCATCCCTTGGCCAGCCGTACAGCCCTTGGCCAGCTGTGCATCCCCTGAgcagctgtgcatcccttggCCATTTGTGCATCCCCTCGGCAGCTGTGCATctcctgggcagctgtgcatcTTCTGAGCAGCTGTGCAAGCAGCTGTGCATCCCCTGGGCAGCTGTACATCCCTTGTCCAGCTGTGCATCCCCTGGACGGCTGTGCATTCCTTAGCCAGTTGTGCATCCCCTTGGCAGCTGTACATGCCTTGGCCAGTTGTGCATCCCTTGGCCAGTTGTGCATCCCCTGGGCGGCTATGCATCCCTTTAGCCATTCGTGCATCCCTTGGAAGGCTGTGCATCCCCTGGCCAGCTGTGCATGCCCTGGGCCAGCTGTGCATCCCTATAGGCAGCTGTACATCCCCTGGAAGGCTGTGCATCCCTTGGCCAGCCGTACAGTCCTTGGCCAGCTGTGCATTCCCTGAgcagctgtgcatcccttggCCATTCGTGCATCCCCTCGGCAGCTGTGCatgccctgggcagctgtgcatcccttggCCAGTTGTGTGTCTCCTGGGCAGGTGTGCatcccctgggcagctgtgcatcccttggCCACCTGTGCATCCCTTGGCCACCTGTGCATTCCAATGGCAGCTCTGCATCCCCTCGGCAGTTCTGCATCCCTTGGCTAGTTGTGCATCCCTTGGCCAGTTGTGCATctcctgggcagctgtgcatcccttggCCAGTTGTGCATCCCTTGGCCAGTTGTGCATCTCCTGGGCAGGTGTGCATCCCCTGGGCAACTGTACATCCCTTGGCCAGTCGTGCATGCCCTGGGCAGATGTGCATCCCCCGGGAAGCTGTGCATGCCCTGGCCAGCTGTGCATGCCCTGGGCGGCTGTGCATCCCTTGGCCAGCTGTGCATGCCCTGGGCAGCCGTGCATCCCCTGGCCAGCTGTGCATCCGCTGGGCAGCTGTGCATGCCCTGGGCGGCTATGCATCCCTTTGGCCAGTCATGCATCCCTTGGCCAGCCGTGCATCCCCTGGCCAGCTGTGCatctgctgggcagctgtgcatGCCCTGGGCGGCTATGCATCCCTTTGGCCAGTCATGCATCCCTTGGCCAGCTGTGCATCCCCTGGCCAGCTGTGCATcccctgtgccagctgtgcaTCCCTATAGGCAGCTGTACATCCCCTGGAAGGCTGTGCATCCCTTGGCCAGCCGTACAGCCCTTGGCCAGCTGTGCATCCCCTGTTCAGCTGTGCATCCCTTGTCCATTCGTGCATCTCCACAGCAGCTGTGCATctcctgggcagctgtgcatcttctgagcagctgtgcaagcagctgtgcatcccttggCCAGTTGTGCGTCTCCTGGGCAGGTGTGCatcccctgggcagctgtgcatcccttggCCACCTGTGCATCCCTTGGCCACCTGTGCATTCCAACGGCAGCTCTGCATCCCTTGGCTAGTTGTGCATCCCTTGACCAGTTGTGCATctcctgggcagctgtgcatcccttggCCAGTTGTGCATCCCTGGGCCAGCTGTGCATCTCCTGGGTAGCTGTGCATCCCCTTGGCCAGTTGTGCATCCCTTGGCCAGTTGTGCATCTCCTGGGCAGGTGTGCATCCCCTGGGCAACTGTACATCCCTTGGCCAGTCGTGCATGCCCTGGGCAGATGTGCATCCCCCGGGAAGCTGTGTATGCCCTGGCCAGCTGTGCATGCCCTGGGCGGCTGTGCATCCCTTGGACAGCTGTGCatgccctgggcagctgtgcatcCCCTGGGCAGCCGTGCATCCCCTGGCCAGCTGTGCATCCGCTGGGCAGCTGTGCATGCCCTGGGCGGCTATGCATCCCTTTGGCCAGTCATGCATCCCTTGGCCAGCTGTGCATCCCCTGGCCAGCTGTGCATcccctgtgccagctgtgcaTCCCTATAGGCAGTTGTACATCCCCTGGAATGCTGTGCATCCCTTGGCCAGCCGTACAGCCCTTGGCCAGCTGTGCATCCCCTGAgcagctgtgcatcccttggCCATTCGTGCATCCCCTCAGCAGCTGTGCATctcctgggcagctgtgcatcttctgagcagctgtgcaagcagctgtgcatcccttggCCAGTTGTGCGTCTCCTGGGCAGGTGTGCatcccctgggcagctgtgcatcccttggCCACCTGTGCATCCCTTGGCCACCTGTGCATTCCAATGGCAGCTCTGCATCCCCTCGGCAGTTCTGCATCCCTTGGCTAGTTGTGCATCCCTTGGCCAGTTGTGCATctcctgggcagctgtgcatcccttggCTAGTTGTGCATCCCTTGGCCAGTTGTGCATCCCCTTGGCCAGTTGTGCATCCCTTGGCCAGTTGTGCATCCCTTGGCCAGTTGTGCATCTCCTGGGCAGGTGTGCATGCCCTGGGCAACTGTACATCCCTTGGCCAGTTGTGCATGCCCTGGGCAGATGTGCATCCCCCGGGAAGTCGTGCATGCCCTGGCCAGCTGTGCatcccctgggcagctgtgcatcccttggACAGCTGTGCatgccctgggcagctgtgcatcccctgggcagctgtgcatcccctgggcagctgtgcatcccctgggcagctgtgcatgCCCTGGGCGGCTGTGCATCCCTTTGGCCAGTCGTGCATCCCTTGGCCAGCTGTGCatcccctgggcagctgtgcatgccctgggcagccgtgcatcccctgggcagctgtgcatcTTTTGGCCAGCTGTGCatcccctgggcagctgtgcatgccctgggcagctgtgcatcCCTTTGGCCAATCGTGCATCCCTTGGCCAGCTGTGCATCCCCTGGGCAGCTCTGCATGCCCTGGGCCAGCTGTGCATCCCTATAGGCAGCTGTACATCCCCTGGAAGGCTGTGCATCCCTTGGCTAGCCGTACAGCCCTTGGCCAGCTGTGCATCCCCTGAgcagctgtgcatcccttggCCAGCTGTGCATCCCCCGGGCCCCTGTACACGCCCTGGGCAGCTGTACAGCATCCGGCGCCCTTGTACACcccccggcagcagcagcaggggcgCTTGCTAGCGTGGCTGTTGCGGCGCGGGTGATGCGTGTATGCCCTCTGGGGCTGCCGGTGGAGCCCGCCGATCCAACACCGCACAAAGCAGAGCGAAGCCCGCCGAGCCCTGCCAGGCGGAGCTGAGCGGAAGGGCGAGCCCCGGGGGCGCTTCCGAAGGTCCTTCCTTGGAAGGAAGAACAAGCCGGGCAGGCTGGAAGAAACCAGGCACAAGATCGGTGTGTCAAGCCCGGGCTCTACCGCCACCGCAGCCTTCTCTCGCGCTGCGGGCCGCGCTCTATCGCGACCGCTTTGTGCCGCGCGGCCGCTAGAGGGCCCCAGCGGCGCGCGCTgaggccgccccccgcccgccggcctcgccccctcccgccgcgcGCAGGCGCCTTCGCAcggggcgggccgcggggcggggcggaggggggagGGCGGCTGCGATCGTCAGCGCGatggcggccggcggcggcgcggggccggggcggcgctGGCTGCTGAGCCTGTGGCTGTGCGCGGCCGTGCTGccgcgggcggcgcggggcctGACGGAGGGGCTGTACTGCGGGCGGCGCGTCTGCTACGAGGTGCTGGGCGTCAGCCGGCAGGCCAGCAAGGTGGAGATCGCCCGCGCCTACCGGCAGCTGGCCCGCAAGTACCACCCCGACCGCTACCGCGGAGAagcggcggcgccgggcggcggcggcccgcaGGCGGCGCACGAGAAGTTCCTCCTCATCGCCACCGCCTACGAGACCCTCAAGGTGAGAGCGGGACCGCCGCCGCGGCCGGAGCCGCTCCGGTAAGAGACAGCGCCgtggcggggggcggcggcgggccggggggcgcggcgggcgggcgggcggggcgccTGACCCCGGCCGCGCGTCTGCCCGCGCCGCCGTTTCCCTCGGCGGTCCCGTTTCGGGGACGGAGGCGGCGCCCAGGCGGGTAGGTGCGGGGCGGGGGCCAGCGCCGGCCCGGGTGCTGCCCGCCCCTCTGCCGGTGCTGGAACCGCCCGTCTCGGCGTGCGGGCTGCGGGGCGACAGGCGGCGAGAGCGAAGCGGCCGTGTGCCGCGAGGAGAAGAGCCGCGGCTGGGGACGTGCGCCGGAAGGCCCGTGGTCCCCTCCGAGTTCTGCTCGACGGCTGCGGCTCGTCTGCTGCGTCCGGAGCGCGGCGAGGGAGGTCCAGCGCGGGGACCCTGCCCGGCCGGCGCCCGGCCGGCGGTGGCTGCCCCCGGTAGGACCGTCGGAGCCCCTCGGGTTGACACCTCCGTGTCTCTGCAGCTTCGGTTTGGCGTTCCTTTGTCAGCACTTCGCCGGCTTGCCTCCCTCCAGCAGtcagggagggggaaaaaccaACCTTCTTCAAGAGCCAGTCCAAGACCGCAGGGAGGAAGGATGCAGTTTTCCTGAAAATCCCTTTGTAGCTAGAATTTGTTCTTCTGAAAGTGCCTTTGCATTTAAAACGAGCCAGTTTGGCTTTATCTTTGAGGCGTACcattaaacaaaaaagtgaCAGTAGCGCATGGGATCTATAAAGGAGGCTTATCGGGCCAGATGTGTGGCTTGGCAAAGGTGGAACTCGGGAACTCGGCAGAAAGAAACCTGTAAGTGCGTTAAGGCtacaagggagagaaaagggaacTTTTTTGCGGGTAGGAAAGGAATGCAGTTGAGGCTGACAAAATTCGATTTCTCATCTCTTAATTACATgggtgaaaatgagaaaaactcCAAGGAGCTGAGGACAATGAGATTTTGAAACAGACTTCCATTGGATAGATTCCACAGCCCTGTAAGCTAATtctaaaacatttgtaaaacaaTCTCTTAATAGGTTCTTCATCAGAAAACCTTATTTATTCTCTGGTCCATGTGGATTCACattctgaagttaaaaatacGTAGATTTTAGCTGCCTGtctttatttcagtattaaagatctttgtgcagtgtgtgcatgcatatgaCCCCATATGGCAGATACATGTGAGAACAAACTAATTGAGAATATGAGAAAAGGAccaaagatttttctctgtactTCATACTCGTTTGGGCTATTGCCAATTTTATAGCAGAATGGCCATTAATAAGATGTAAAACACAGCTATAACAAGAGTAAGTGAAAGCAGGAATCTGAACCTGTGCATATTTTTCATCTCATCCTGCAGGATGAAGAAACACGTAAAGATTATGACTACATGTTGGATCATCCAGAAGAGTATTACAGGCATTATTACCACTACTACAGCAGGAGATTGGCACCTAAAGTGGATGTCAGAATAGTGATTCTTGTTATGGTGTGTGCCATCTCCGTGTTTCAGGTAAAATTTCATGTTTACATGACACTGCTTAATGAGTTTCTGCATGGAAGGGGAAGTATCTGCAGCTCTCATGATGTGCCAGGTATTAAACAGTGGCCATGAGGAGGCCCCTTCCCATCTGCTTTGGTAAACTTCTGTGTGGTCTCCATAACAAATCTGAAGTCAGGATAGACTGGGCAAGATTTTTGACTGTCCTTGGTACCTTGGACAAAAGTAGAGATTAGTTTCTTTTAACGGTAGGATATTTCATGGAGACCAGTGCAGCTTTTCTGAAGAAGTTCTTCATGGCAGGCTCAGAATAGCCTGTTCCTGAGCGCTAGCAGGACTAGCGCTCCCAATTAGCATGTGTCCGTTTGTCAAGCTGGATaagtacttttttaaaaagagatcaATTACATACTACATTCAAGACTCAATTCAGATGATAGGACTGAATATCAGGAGTTTACTAATGTGTGAATCTTACATTGCAGTGTATTTTGAACACCACAGTGAAGTCAGGAGAGAAGCGAATTGGGTTTAGCGAAGTTTGCTCTGAAGGTGGTAGATCCAAGGTCAAGAAAACAGCCTGCGTTTTGGATGAGAAAACTTGTGCTATTGCTGACAAATACTTAAGTGAAAGAAGATGCGTAACTCTTTTCTTTAGGATTCATTAGCTTACTTGTTCAAAATGTCATCAAAAGTACTCCAAAAATTTAAGACATGTAGATACAACTTATTCTGTAGTACAGGTAGCTCACTTTTTAGTGGGATATCtgaagttaaaacaaaaatgtgttgaTCAGAATGTCAGAGCTTGGAAGATTAAATTCCAGTGGCATATGCAGCCAAATACTTGATTTCTCTTCTGACTTGCATCCAGTGGCAGAGTTTCATTTCACCTCTTATTTCTTGTTTTGGCTGTAAGTGGAGGTGATCGCTTTTCTGCAGTCCAGTTGCCAGATGTTTGCAAATTCAGTGTAGATGCCTGTATAAACTGATCTGcctctcttgctttctgttttttctgctttttggcCTTTGTTAAGGTTGTATTATGTGTATATGCCTGCCCTTTGTCTTGGTGAACAGtgtgaaatactgcttttttaaagaagttgtCCCATTAAGACACATTCATCCCAGGCACTGTATTTctggttggtttgggggttttttcccccttgaaaTTGAGAGGGTAGCTGGAGATTAGAGAGGGATGTTGAGAATCTTGTAAAGTGAATCCTGTCAGACTAATGAGATGTCATATTCTTAAGTCAtgtttaattaatgttttaaacaaGTAAAAATTTTATACTGAAATGTTCACACACCAGCTACTTTATTTATAAATCCAAGGGGGCTTCTGAGAATGGGCAGCACCAGCCTAGCATTAACCTTCAGGAGATTACCATCTTCTTGTGAGCAAAACTGGTCTGAACAGTGTCTGCTTGTCCTTCTTTGTCACTGTATATGGCTGTGagatatatatctatatatctgtTTTCCAGGTGCCTTACGAACTGTGGAGGAATAATTATAGCTTCTGCAATACTGCGGAAGTACTCTTACCTTCAGGTTTTACTCTTGCTGTAATGTGATTTTGGTTAGAGTTGTatagcagcattttcttttttcctggcaaaTCTCCAAGTAGGATTGTGTCTgtataaaaacatgttttctacTTTTACTCTTTAATTACAGTTCTTCAGCTGGTGGAGTAGTTACAACGAAGCTATCAACTACCTAGCTACAGTGCCAAAATACCGTATACAAGCTACTGAGATTGCCAGGCAACAAGGTTTACTCAACAAGActaaagaaaaaggcaagaacaGGCGCTCTAAAGAAGAAATTCGcgaagaggaggaagaaatcaTCAaagacattattaaaaataaaatagatataAAAGGCGGTTATCAGAAGCCCAAGATACATGATATCCTTCTATTTCAGATCCTTCTTGCTCCTTTTTACTTGGGCAAATACTTAGTTTGGAACTGTTGGTGGATTTATTGTTTCTCTATTAAAGGGCAAGAATATGGTGTGGAAGAGAAGCTGTATATCATACGAAAGTACATGAAAATGTCTCCTTCTCAGTTTGACAGCCTAGAAGATCATCAAAAAGAGACCTTTCTTGAACGGCGACTGTGGATACGAGAAAAGTATGAGGTGGGTAGCTCTGGTGGAACAAGCTAATGTTTGTTATCCAGCACTTCCAGAGtaaaaatagctgttttgtGATACAGGGCTATGTGAAGCAATGCTCCAGTTTTAGCTGTTGCTTTCTAAATTGGAAACTGTTAAACAACCACttgatgtgttttctttgaCTTATTCTCATGGTCTGGTAGACAACAGCTCCTGACCATGCCCATGGATGTAGGAAGAGATTTGCTTGGTCAGGGGACGTCCATCTATGCATACATGATTTAGCTGAATCTGATGAAAGGCTTTCTTATAACAGTGTGGTACATGGCAAAGTTATTACAGTAGGTTGAAGACTGTTCTCCAAACAGTAAGAATTTGTAATGAGAATTACCTGGATCATCTGAAACTCCTATTTCATCAGTCTTCTAAACCATGAATTCCTAGGTTGTGGTTTTTAAACTGTCCCTTGACAGTTCTTTGGCCTTCAGTGAGCCAGGGACTGTTGTTGCTGTGCCGTGAGCCCATTCAAGTAAAGATGGCATATGAAATACCACTGGGCACAGCTGCGAACTCTTGCCACGGACAGCCCCTTGCTAAATAGTCaatgagtgggtttttttaagcttctgtgAGAGCAGTGAAAGAACAtcagccacagcacagaatTTGGAGTCCACAAAGACTGGGGATGCTGAGGGGTGGCAGATGGACAAAACACTTTGATTGTTCCATAGAAGCTCATCTGTGGCCCATCTGGGTGGGAGGTTTCTACAAGAGAAACTGACAGTACGAACTTGGCCTGCTTAAGGGGAAGAGGAgacattgctgctgctctgcatatgctgtaaaaagaaatggaatggTGGCAGGactgcctttgctgctggcaGACCACTGAAGATAGGAGAATGCTGCTTTAAAAGTAGGCAGGGGTGGATTAATCTAGAAGCTTGTAAAGGAATATAGTAAAATTCATGCTAATGTGAGGAAAGGGGTAGCCAACAGGTACATACACATGTTAAATTATGATGGGTTTGCTAGAAAAGAGTCTGGAAGTCCAAAGATGGAGTAATGTTACTAGTCAAAGCAGGTGTTATATGGAAAAAGTAGGATAgagtgaatttcttttttttgtagagAAAAAATGACATGATTTGGATTCCTTACTGTTTCTAACTACTGATGTTTTGGTCACTGAATATGAAGGAGCTGTGTTTGCCAGAAGTGAAGTCTGTTTAGCCCAAACGCATCTCCTGGGGTGGTCAGCAGTTGATTTTTAGTGAAGAATACATGAAATTTGCACCTATATAGCAATATTTATCCAGTATAATTAGCGGCTTTGGGACATCCTGAAAAGGAAGTGGTATCTTTGTAGGTAATTGCTTTAGTgagttttcctttaataaacTTACCTAGTCACTCCTTGAATGCATTAAAACTTCCATTGTCTGCTGTGCCATCTGGTCATGAGTTCAACAATACATGTAGAAGATAGGTTGGGGGTTTTTGAAGCCACCCAGACACCTGTGTGTTCTTGCATTATTGGAGGTGGGGAATAATTATACTTTATTCTCTTTCcttgtgctgcctgtgctcctgTGTACCACTTCCATATCCTTACTTGAAACTTAACTATGTGTTTTCTaagctgaaaaatatgtttaggTGTTTCTCCCCAAAAGCTTCTTTGTTCTTTGATCATTAGAGGTGCCTATTTGCATGTTAATTAGTTTTCTAATGTCCTTTTAGCATGGGAAGGACCAAGAATTCAATACACATGTACATCATGAAGCTCCACAATATtctgccaccccccaccctaCCCTGTTACCTTCCTAATGACTCCTAAAACCTGTATGATCACTGAACATTGAGCGGTGTATTTATAAAGCCATctatagtatttttaaaatcttgttcaTGCTTAGCAGAACCTTAGATTTAATTCCCTTCTTGGAAGAAGTCAGATGATGCTGAGATGACTTAAACCTGTACGGTGTTGAGATTTACACTGGCTGTATTATGTAAACTGCCTTCCAGACTAAAACTGCAGATACAGTTGCTTTTTTTAGATATTTAACTCTGCTGATAATTGTAGATTTCATTAAGACAACACCATTTCTTGACAGAATGTAGTTACTTGTCATTTGGTGCCCTGAATAACTAATGTAGAGATACTTAGTTGAGAAACTTAATTAGGAATAAAAAGTTCTGTAGCAGTATTTTGTCTAGGTGATGactttgaaagaggaaaacaactTAAGTGAGGAGCTGAACAACTGCATTGAACAGTATGTGTGCGGGGAAGCTATTCTGAGCATTAGCGGTTCTTTACTGTAAATCTTACTTTGTTGAATGCATGAGCGTCTAGTTCTTTTAGCAGAAAAAGTTGTGGAGCTTGCAGCAACATCTTACAAAGAGAtaattctgctttcagcagaatGCAGAGCATCTCGACCACAGCCAGTAGGCTCCTCCGTTGAAGATACTCCTACGCTTTGTTGGCCAAGGTCTGCTTCTATGTTGCAGTTCAGTCTTGTGTAAAAACAATAAGCTGGTGAATGGTTGAACTATGAATGCTTCATGTCCCCCTTGAGGTTCACTtaactgtttcttcagccttATTAAAAACTTTCATCTGTCTGTCAGATCTATAAACGAGAACAAGAGGAGGAGTTAAAGAAGAAGATGGCCATGGATCCCCGATGGAAGAGGTATCGGCGGTGGATGAAGAATGAAGGACCTGGAAGACTGACTTTTATTGATGATTGAAAGTTGCTGAACAAAGTGTGTGCTGATATTGAAAGTGATTTGCAAAACTTTTCACTACATCATTCAGAGTTTTGTCTGCTGTGGCTCAGCAGTGATCTAAAACTCAGGAATTATTAAATCAGGCCAAAAAATAATACAGGTTTACCATTTTTATAAATCAGACCTATTAAACAGGCTCAGCTAAATGTACATATGCCACTTACTTGGGGATCTCGGTGTGGAATTCATTATtccaaacaattattttctctacATATTTCATATTCATGATCAGTGGAACTGTAACTTTagtctttctgaaaatatttctagatCAGTCCTTGAATGTCCCGGTT
The window above is part of the Falco cherrug isolate bFalChe1 chromosome Z, bFalChe1.pri, whole genome shotgun sequence genome. Proteins encoded here:
- the DNAJC25 gene encoding dnaJ homolog subfamily C member 25 isoform X2, which produces MAAGGGAGPGRRWLLSLWLCAAVLPRAARGLTEGLYCGRRVCYEVLGVSRQASKVEIARAYRQLARKYHPDRYRGEAAAPGGGGPQAAHEKFLLIATAYETLKDEETRKDYDYMLDHPEEYYRHYYHYYSRRLAPKVDVRIVILVMVCAISVFQFDSLEDHQKETFLERRLWIREKYEIYKREQEEELKKKMAMDPRWKRYRRWMKNEGPGRLTFIDD
- the DNAJC25 gene encoding dnaJ homolog subfamily C member 25 isoform X1, whose translation is MAAGGGAGPGRRWLLSLWLCAAVLPRAARGLTEGLYCGRRVCYEVLGVSRQASKVEIARAYRQLARKYHPDRYRGEAAAPGGGGPQAAHEKFLLIATAYETLKDEETRKDYDYMLDHPEEYYRHYYHYYSRRLAPKVDVRIVILVMVCAISVFQFFSWWSSYNEAINYLATVPKYRIQATEIARQQGLLNKTKEKGKNRRSKEEIREEEEEIIKDIIKNKIDIKGGYQKPKIHDILLFQILLAPFYLGKYLVWNCWWIYCFSIKGQEYGVEEKLYIIRKYMKMSPSQFDSLEDHQKETFLERRLWIREKYEIYKREQEEELKKKMAMDPRWKRYRRWMKNEGPGRLTFIDD